From Gloeocapsa sp. PCC 73106, one genomic window encodes:
- a CDS encoding class I SAM-dependent methyltransferase, translating into MPNSLEDYAYFDNLPARIDNGDRSAQIAFGKHIHWGYWENPQLAKGTLEDFAEAAEKLSAKMVAISQITNQMKILDAGCGFGGTISYLNEHFEHLNLTGINIDGEQVKRARQQITPKSDNTINFYQANACQIPLEIQDYDRLLAVECIFAFPSREQFFREAYRLLKPGGKLTICDFLPVAWFSGIWQFWEAQINAKVVQTYGNRGVNFISHSQYQDIAATTGFKSATVVDITKNTLPTYPVVNRLMKEANPESTIASTTEGLALISRLGLMRYLILDFVKQ; encoded by the coding sequence ATGCCCAATTCTCTCGAGGATTATGCCTACTTTGATAATTTACCCGCCAGAATTGATAATGGCGATCGCTCAGCTCAAATCGCTTTCGGTAAGCATATCCATTGGGGTTACTGGGAAAACCCGCAGTTAGCTAAAGGAACTTTGGAGGATTTTGCCGAAGCTGCAGAAAAATTAAGCGCCAAAATGGTAGCCATCTCCCAGATTACTAACCAAATGAAAATATTAGACGCAGGTTGTGGTTTTGGAGGGACTATTAGCTATTTAAACGAGCATTTTGAGCATCTTAATCTGACTGGAATTAACATAGACGGGGAACAAGTAAAACGCGCGCGTCAACAAATAACCCCCAAATCTGATAATACTATTAATTTTTATCAAGCCAATGCTTGTCAAATACCTCTAGAAATTCAAGACTACGATCGCCTGTTAGCGGTTGAGTGTATTTTCGCTTTTCCTAGTCGTGAGCAATTTTTTCGCGAAGCTTACCGTCTGCTCAAACCAGGAGGAAAGTTAACTATCTGTGATTTTCTTCCTGTAGCTTGGTTTTCAGGAATATGGCAATTTTGGGAAGCTCAAATCAATGCTAAAGTAGTCCAAACCTATGGTAATCGCGGCGTTAATTTTATTTCCCACTCTCAATATCAAGATATAGCCGCTACTACTGGATTTAAATCAGCTACAGTGGTAGATATTACCAAAAATACCCTACCTACCTACCCAGTAGTAAATCGTCTGATGAAAGAGGCTAATCCTGAGTCTACAATAGCTAGTACTACCGAAGGGTTGGCTCTAATTAGTCGCCTGGGATTGATGCGTTATCTGATTTTAGACTTTGTTAAACAATGA
- a CDS encoding DUF751 family protein, with product MQEFFENVSRYPRYLISLILGIFIAFFERLKPFFENPLSAIALTAALVASLAFLFFTMRAMLGFSVV from the coding sequence ATGCAGGAATTCTTTGAGAATGTCTCCCGCTATCCGCGCTATCTAATTAGTTTAATTCTGGGAATTTTTATCGCTTTTTTCGAGAGACTAAAGCCTTTCTTCGAAAATCCCTTGAGTGCGATCGCTCTAACAGCGGCTTTGGTTGCTTCTCTGGCTTTTCTCTTTTTCACTATGCGAGCTATGTTAGGATTCAGCGTGGTTTAA
- a CDS encoding Tex family protein produces MSVILSLIATELSLQHQQVKNALDLLQQGATIPFVARYRKEKTDNLDETQLRDIEARYQYLNSLEERKQVILESIASQDKLTPALQAQIENCWQKNTLEDLYLPYKPKRRTKAAIAREKGLTELAESIQSLNHPQGKTVNLDQLAQDYSSIPPKEALEGVSDIIAEEIASKAEVRTYLRDYLSKEARFTTTIKSEHPEGSTKYEMYRNFGMSVAKIAPHQLLAMFRGENEGILTLGLDYDQEVVLSRLAVKEIKTKQQQLREFYQEIIKDSWKRLIEPSLIREIRADGKQKADLASVETFAANLKQLLLAPPAGMKPTLGVDPGLRTGCKLAILSETGKFCQYQVIYPHSGSNKRAEAANLVKDLLNQYRVELIAIGNGTASRETAAFISEVLETLTHKPEMVIVSEAGASIYSASVIAKEEFPDLDVTIRGAISIGRRLQDPLAELVKIDPKSIGVGQYQHDVDQKLLRQKLTETVESCVNYVGVDLNTASKELLSYVSGINPSLANNIVKYRESNGAFLNRRELLKVPKLGNKAFEQAAGFLRIRNGNNPLDNTAVHPESYPVVERILASLNVPLTQISKLSSETKKINLEQFVTPSIGLFTLQDVWSELEKPGRDPRSLFQSVDFKPGIKEIQDVEAGMELTGVVANVVNFGAFVDIGVHQDGLVHISELADYFVRDPQEVVKVGQIVKVKVLEVNLVLKRISLSLKQ; encoded by the coding sequence ATGTCTGTGATCCTATCTCTCATCGCTACTGAGTTATCTTTACAACACCAACAGGTAAAAAATGCTCTAGATTTACTCCAACAAGGAGCAACGATACCCTTTGTCGCTCGCTATCGCAAGGAAAAAACGGACAATCTAGACGAAACCCAATTAAGAGACATAGAAGCGCGCTATCAATATCTAAACTCACTCGAGGAGCGAAAACAGGTCATATTAGAGTCCATCGCTTCCCAAGATAAACTCACTCCTGCACTACAAGCGCAAATAGAAAACTGTTGGCAAAAAAATACCCTAGAAGATCTCTATTTACCCTACAAACCCAAGCGTCGTACTAAAGCAGCGATCGCCCGAGAAAAGGGGTTAACAGAATTAGCAGAATCTATCCAATCTCTCAATCATCCTCAGGGGAAAACGGTTAATTTAGACCAATTAGCTCAAGATTACAGCTCCATACCTCCTAAGGAAGCTCTAGAGGGAGTCTCCGATATCATAGCCGAGGAAATAGCTTCTAAAGCCGAAGTGAGGACCTATCTCCGGGATTACCTCTCCAAAGAGGCAAGATTTACCACTACTATTAAATCAGAACATCCCGAAGGAAGCACTAAATACGAAATGTACCGTAACTTTGGGATGAGCGTGGCGAAGATCGCTCCTCATCAACTTTTGGCGATGTTTCGCGGCGAAAACGAAGGAATTTTAACTTTAGGACTAGATTATGATCAAGAGGTGGTACTATCTCGATTAGCGGTCAAGGAAATCAAAACCAAACAACAGCAACTGCGAGAATTTTATCAAGAAATAATTAAAGATAGCTGGAAAAGACTGATTGAACCTTCTTTAATTCGAGAAATTAGAGCAGATGGCAAACAAAAAGCAGATTTAGCCTCAGTAGAAACTTTTGCAGCTAATTTAAAACAATTATTACTCGCTCCTCCCGCAGGAATGAAGCCCACTTTAGGGGTAGATCCAGGGTTGCGCACAGGGTGTAAGCTGGCTATTCTGTCAGAAACGGGTAAATTCTGTCAATATCAGGTAATCTATCCCCACTCGGGTAGTAATAAAAGAGCAGAAGCAGCTAATTTAGTTAAAGATTTACTGAATCAATACCGGGTAGAATTAATTGCGATCGGCAATGGTACCGCGTCGAGGGAAACAGCCGCATTTATCTCAGAAGTATTAGAGACTTTAACCCATAAGCCAGAAATGGTTATTGTCAGTGAAGCGGGTGCTTCTATCTATTCAGCGAGTGTCATAGCTAAGGAAGAATTCCCCGATTTAGATGTAACTATTAGGGGAGCGATTAGCATCGGTAGACGTTTACAAGATCCTTTAGCCGAGTTAGTCAAGATTGACCCCAAATCTATCGGTGTAGGACAATATCAACATGACGTAGATCAAAAATTACTGCGCCAAAAACTCACAGAAACAGTAGAAAGCTGCGTTAATTACGTGGGTGTAGACTTAAATACGGCATCTAAAGAGCTATTAAGCTATGTTTCAGGAATTAACCCCAGTCTAGCTAATAATATCGTTAAATATCGAGAGAGTAATGGGGCTTTTCTCAATCGCAGAGAGTTGTTAAAGGTCCCTAAATTGGGAAATAAAGCCTTTGAACAAGCAGCGGGATTTTTACGCATTCGCAACGGGAATAATCCTTTGGATAATACAGCAGTCCACCCAGAGAGCTATCCGGTGGTAGAGAGGATATTAGCGTCTTTAAATGTTCCTTTGACTCAAATTAGTAAACTGAGTTCGGAAACTAAGAAAATCAATCTGGAACAATTCGTTACCCCAAGCATTGGATTATTTACGCTTCAAGACGTTTGGAGTGAGTTAGAAAAACCAGGACGAGATCCGCGATCGCTCTTCCAAAGCGTTGATTTTAAACCAGGAATTAAAGAAATTCAAGACGTGGAAGCGGGGATGGAGTTAACGGGAGTGGTAGCTAATGTCGTTAATTTTGGCGCTTTTGTAGATATTGGTGTCCATCAAGACGGTTTAGTGCATATCTCAGAATTAGCAGATTATTTCGTCCGCGATCCTCAAGAAGTAGTAAAAGTAGGACAAATAGTTAAGGTAAAAGTATTAGAGGTGAATCTGGTGCTTAAACGTATAAGTCTCTCTCTCAAGCAGTAA